One Ilumatobacter coccineus YM16-304 genomic window, GAACGCCCACGGTCCACCGTCACGCTTGACCGTGTCGACGAAGCCGAAACCGTTGGATCCGTTGAAGGTCCGGTCCTTGCCGGGACGCAGGTCGCTGGGTACACACGCGCCGCCGTAGTCGGTGTTGCGTGCGCCTTCGTGCACGACCGGCGACGCGTTGCCCTCGAGGATGTCGTTGGGATCCTCGGGTGGCGCGGTGGCGATCGGGCACGGTGCGTCGAGCAGCCGCGGCGGCATGAGTGGGAAGAACGCGAAGCCGACGATGGCGAGCGCGGTCATCGCTGCGAGCGTGTTGCGCCACTGGGGGAACACGTCGGCACGCTTGAAGAACAGCAGGATGAACACGGCGAGCGTGACGAAGAAGTGCGCGGTGCCGTAGTAGACGTTCCAGAACTGGATGAACCAGCGGTGGCTGAGGAAGAGTTCCTGGATGCTCTCCTCGTGATAGAGGCCGACCGCACGCTCGAAGCGGATGACCAGCTCGGCGTTGTGGAACGCTGCTTCCGGCACGCCGTCGGCGGCGATCGTGTTCGAGCCGAACTGGTTGCGGATCCAGGAGTACACGACGTAGAAGGCCGCGACGATGAGCGCTTCCTTCCACCAGTGGAGGCGATGCTGCCTCGCAGGGACGGTCGTGCTCCCCT contains:
- a CDS encoding phosphatase PAP2 family protein, with the protein product MEGSTTVPARQHRLHWWKEALIVAAFYVVYSWIRNQFGSNTIAADGVPEAAFHNAELVIRFERAVGLYHEESIQELFLSHRWFIQFWNVYYGTAHFFVTLAVFILLFFKRADVFPQWRNTLAAMTALAIVGFAFFPLMPPRLLDAPCPIATAPPEDPNDILEGNASPVVHEGARNTDYGGACVPSDLRPGKDRTFNGSNGFGFVDTVKRDGGPWAFDSEEVAAISNQYAAMPSMHIGWSTWCAIAVWPLLRRRRYKALVLLYPAFTLFCIIVTANHFWLDGIGGLIAFGLGSIIGWGIHRWNQNRLDRKHGIVPTDDMKLSSVASEIFDDVSGHDDRDDMHDVMADATLDDPPDEDHGDVTRTAPEAT